GTGCACCGCAACGGCCTCGACCCGGCTCTCGTCGACGATGTGATCGCCGGCTGCGTGACGCAGTCGGGGGAGCAGGCCGGGAACATCGCGCGCACGGCCCTCCTGAGCGCCGGTTTCCCGGAGAGCGTGCCGGGGGTCACGATCGACCGCCAGTGCGGCTCCAGCCAGCAGGCCGCGGCGTTCGCCGCGCAGGGCGTGATCGCGGGCGCCTACGACATCGTGATCGCCTGCGGCGTGGAGTCGATGAGCAGGTCGCCGATGGGATCCAACCTCGGCGGCGCGTCCCTCGGCGGCGAGCTGCTGCACGCGCGCTACCCGGAGGGACTGGTGAATCAGGGCGTCTCGGCGGAGCTGATCGCCGAGCGCTGGAGGTTCCCCCGGGAGGAGCTCGACGCGTTCGCCGCCGAGTCGCACCGGCGCGCGGCGGAGGCGGCGGCCTCCGGCGCGTTCGACAGCGAGCTGGTGCCCGTGCCGACGCCGGACAGCGGGAGCGTGACGGCGGACGAGACTATCCGGCCGGGGACGACCGCCGAGAAGCTGGCGGCGCTGTCGCCGTCGTTCCGCACCGACCGGCTCGCCGCGCGATTCCCGCAGCTCGACTGGCGGATCACGCCGGGCAACTCGTCGCCGCTGACCGACGGCGCCTCCGCCGCCCTGATCATGAGCGCGGAGGCCGCCGCGCGGCTGGGGCTGCGGCCGCGGGCACGCTTCCACTCGTTCGCCGTGGCCGGAAGCGACCCCCTGTTCATGCTCACCGGCATCCTCCCGGCGACCCGCAAACTCCTCGACCGGAGCGGTGTGAAGCTGGAGGACATCGCCGCCTACGAGGTCAACGAGGCGTTCGCGCCGGTGCCGTTGCTCTGGCTGCGCGAGTTCGACGCCGACCCGGCGCGGATGAACCCGCGCGGCGGCGCGATCGCGCTGGGCCACGCACTCGGCTCGTCCGGGACGCGTCTGCTCGGCACCCTCCTCAACGAGCTGGAGGCCTCCGGTGGCCGCTTCGGCCTCCAGACCATGTGCGAGGGCGGCGGCACCGCCAACGCCACCCTCATCGAACGCCTGTAGCCACCCACCTCCCCTCGAAAGGACCCACCATGCAGATCGACGGATGTTCGGCGCTCGTCACCGGCGGCGCCAGCGGCCTCGGCAACGCCACCGCCAGGGCGCTCATGGAGGCCGGCGCGCGCGTCGTCATCCTGGACCTGCCCAGCTCGGAGGGCGAGAAGGCCGCCGTCGCGCTCGGCCCGCACGCCCGGTTCGTCCCCGCGGATGTGACCGACGAGGAGCAGGTGCAGGCCGCCGTGGACACCGCAGGCTCCCTCGGCCCGCTGCGGGTCGTGGTGAACTGCGCCGGCATCGCCACCGCCCAGAAGGTGCTCGGCCGCGACGGCGTCCTCCCGCTGGAGAGCTTCGAGCGCGTCATCCGGGTCAACCTGATCGGCACGTTCAACGTGGTGCGCCTCGCCGCGGCCGCGATGGCGGAGACCGAAGCGCTCGGCCAGGACGTCCCCGGCGGCCAGGAGCGCGGCGTCATCGTCAACACCGCCTCCGTCGCCGCGTTCGACGGCCAGATCGGCCAGCCCGCCTACTCCGCGTCGAAGGGCGGCGTCGCCGCGATGACGCTGCCGCTCGCCCGCGAGTTCGCCCGCAGCCTGATCCGCGTCGTCACCATCGCGCCCGGCATCTTCGAGACGCCGATGATGGCCGGCCTCCCGCAGGCCGCGCAGGACTCCCTGGCGGCCCAGGTGCCGCACCCGTCGCGCCTCGGCCGCCCCGCGGAGTACGCGCAGCTCGTGCGGTCGATCGTGGAGAACCCCATGCTCAACGGCGAGACCATCCGCCTCGACGGCGCCATCCGGATGCAGCCGAAGTAACGACATTCGGCACGAATCGTCGTTTTGGCGCGGCGAAAAGGAACATTCGGCACGAATGCTTCGCCGCCGCGAGAAACGGCATTCGGCACGAATCGTCGTTTTGGCGCGGCGAAAAGCCACATTCGGCACGAATGTGCGCGCAGTCAGATCCCGGAGTGCGCCTCCAGGAACGTGTACACGTCGGAGTCGTCCACCCCGGGGAACGACCCCGACGGCAGCGGCGACAGGATGTGCGCGTGCAGGCGCGCGCTCGGCCACGCCTTGCCCGCCCAGTGCCCGGTCAGCTCGGTCGCCGGCCGCTTGCAGCACGACTCGTCTG
This genomic stretch from Leifsonia sp. EB41 harbors:
- a CDS encoding acetyl-CoA C-acyltransferase → MATEAVIVDVVRTPSGRGKPGGELSDLHPADLLAGVLAELVHRNGLDPALVDDVIAGCVTQSGEQAGNIARTALLSAGFPESVPGVTIDRQCGSSQQAAAFAAQGVIAGAYDIVIACGVESMSRSPMGSNLGGASLGGELLHARYPEGLVNQGVSAELIAERWRFPREELDAFAAESHRRAAEAAASGAFDSELVPVPTPDSGSVTADETIRPGTTAEKLAALSPSFRTDRLAARFPQLDWRITPGNSSPLTDGASAALIMSAEAAARLGLRPRARFHSFAVAGSDPLFMLTGILPATRKLLDRSGVKLEDIAAYEVNEAFAPVPLLWLREFDADPARMNPRGGAIALGHALGSSGTRLLGTLLNELEASGGRFGLQTMCEGGGTANATLIERL
- a CDS encoding 3-hydroxyacyl-CoA dehydrogenase, whose translation is MQIDGCSALVTGGASGLGNATARALMEAGARVVILDLPSSEGEKAAVALGPHARFVPADVTDEEQVQAAVDTAGSLGPLRVVVNCAGIATAQKVLGRDGVLPLESFERVIRVNLIGTFNVVRLAAAAMAETEALGQDVPGGQERGVIVNTASVAAFDGQIGQPAYSASKGGVAAMTLPLAREFARSLIRVVTIAPGIFETPMMAGLPQAAQDSLAAQVPHPSRLGRPAEYAQLVRSIVENPMLNGETIRLDGAIRMQPK